A single genomic interval of Rhizobium leguminosarum bv. trifolii WSM1325 harbors:
- a CDS encoding cytochrome B561 (PFAM: cytochrome B561~KEGG: rec:RHECIAT_PC0000045 putative transmembrane cytochrome b-type protein) produces the protein MATTDAGMASGGTLFYRHGLLVRLSHWVNVLCMTVLLYSGLQIFNAHPALYWGQYGADNDPSFISMEAEQEGDALKGVTRIGGLSFDTTGILGVSNVDGEAAVRGFPNWLTLPSYQDLASGRRWHFFFAWLFVINGFIYLAYGFISRHFRRDLLPAAVELKPSHLGHEIVSHARLRFPKGAEARHYNTLQKLAYVAVIFVLLPLMIGTGLTMSPGFNAVAPWLLDLFGGRQSARTLHFLTAFSLVAFVAVHVAMVLVSGVFNNLRSMITGYYDIEQGGKS, from the coding sequence ATGGCCACGACTGATGCCGGCATGGCGAGCGGAGGCACGCTCTTCTACCGCCATGGCCTGCTGGTGCGCCTGTCGCACTGGGTAAACGTGCTGTGCATGACGGTGCTGCTGTACAGCGGCCTGCAGATATTCAACGCCCATCCGGCGCTCTATTGGGGCCAGTACGGCGCCGACAACGATCCGTCCTTTATTTCCATGGAAGCGGAACAGGAAGGCGATGCGCTGAAGGGCGTGACGCGCATCGGCGGATTGAGCTTCGACACGACGGGCATACTCGGGGTTTCGAATGTCGACGGCGAGGCTGCGGTACGTGGTTTTCCGAACTGGCTGACCTTGCCGAGCTACCAGGATCTGGCATCGGGCCGGCGCTGGCATTTCTTCTTTGCCTGGCTGTTCGTCATCAACGGCTTCATCTATCTCGCCTATGGTTTTATCAGCCGGCATTTCCGCCGCGATCTGCTGCCGGCGGCCGTAGAACTGAAGCCTTCGCATCTCGGCCATGAGATCGTCAGTCACGCCCGGCTGCGCTTTCCCAAGGGGGCCGAGGCACGCCATTATAATACGCTGCAGAAACTCGCCTATGTCGCCGTGATCTTCGTTCTGCTGCCGCTGATGATCGGGACGGGGCTTACCATGTCGCCGGGCTTCAATGCGGTTGCGCCTTGGCTGCTCGATCTGTTCGGCGGCCGGCAATCGGCCCGCACGCTGCATTTCCTGACCGCTTTTTCGCTCGTCGCCTTCGTCGCCGTGCATGTGGCGATGGTGCTGGTTTCGGGTGTGTTCAACAATCTGCGCTCGATGATCACCGGTTACTACGATATCGAGCAGGGAGGAAAGTCATGA
- a CDS encoding pentapeptide MXKDX repeat protein (TIGRFAM: pentapeptide MXKDX repeat protein~KEGG: rec:RHECIAT_PC0000044 hypothetical protein), with protein sequence MTKILSSLAACSFVIGLSLAGAASAQSSDAMKKDSMKTDTMSKDAMSKDAMSKDAMKKDTMATGSTKADCMHNAGMEKDTMKKDTMTKACDAMK encoded by the coding sequence ATGACCAAGATCCTTTCCAGCCTTGCCGCCTGCAGCTTCGTCATCGGCCTGTCGCTTGCCGGTGCTGCCAGCGCCCAGAGCAGCGATGCCATGAAGAAAGACAGCATGAAGACCGACACGATGTCGAAGGATGCGATGTCCAAGGATGCAATGTCGAAGGACGCAATGAAGAAGGACACCATGGCGACCGGCAGCACCAAGGCCGACTGCATGCACAACGCCGGCATGGAGAAGGACACGATGAAGAAGGACACGATGACGAAGGCCTGCGACGCGATGAAGTAA
- a CDS encoding RNA polymerase, sigma-24 subunit, ECF subfamily (TIGRFAM: RNA polymerase sigma factor, sigma-70 family~PFAM: sigma-70 region 2 domain protein; Sigma-70 region 4 type 2~KEGG: rec:RHECIAT_PC0000043 putative RNA polymerase sigma factor protein, ECF family) has protein sequence MTSAHSEQALKMLMLLSLDGDEAAYRRLLVTLRTLLVGYYGGRIGTTAKSDTEDLVQETLLALHSRRATYDRERPFTAWFFSIARYKLIDHHRKHGGRYKAEMELDEEIEDDFREDAIAARMDVERLLNGLPQHQQELIRQIKLEGQSVADTASRTGQSESAVKVGVHRGIKALAARLRGGM, from the coding sequence ATGACGAGCGCCCATTCGGAACAAGCACTGAAGATGCTGATGCTTCTTTCCCTAGACGGAGACGAGGCAGCCTATCGGCGTCTGCTCGTGACGTTGCGAACCCTGCTCGTCGGTTATTATGGCGGGCGGATCGGCACTACCGCGAAATCCGACACGGAAGATCTCGTGCAGGAGACGTTGCTGGCGCTGCATTCGCGCCGGGCGACCTATGACAGGGAGCGGCCGTTCACCGCGTGGTTCTTCTCGATTGCCCGCTACAAGCTGATCGACCACCACCGAAAGCATGGCGGCCGGTACAAGGCGGAAATGGAATTGGACGAGGAGATCGAAGACGACTTCAGGGAGGATGCGATTGCAGCGCGCATGGATGTCGAACGGTTGTTGAACGGCCTGCCGCAGCACCAGCAGGAACTGATCCGTCAGATCAAGCTCGAGGGGCAGTCGGTGGCCGATACGGCAAGCCGCACCGGACAGTCGGAATCGGCGGTCAAGGTTGGCGTACACAGAGGTATCAAGGCGCTGGCGGCAAGATTGCGAGGTGGGATGTGA
- a CDS encoding protein of unknown function DUF1109 (PFAM: protein of unknown function DUF1109~KEGG: rec:RHECIAT_PC0000042 hypothetical protein) → MRETEDVIDSLVRDLKPVPRHALERRFALAILPALAVSLLLMLIVLGLRTDMAQALMLPVFWIKSAYNALLAIAAFAAVYRLSRPDGSEGRFFGIAAAIILALAVMAAVQLALSPAASYPVLVLGSSALHCPLLIFAFAMPILIANTWVLRGGAPSNLGIAGFIAGIAAGASGAWVYSWFCTENGLPFVTLWYSLGILLTGAIGALLGPRLLRW, encoded by the coding sequence GTGAGAGAGACTGAGGACGTGATCGACAGCCTTGTCCGGGATCTGAAGCCGGTGCCGAGACATGCGCTCGAACGCCGCTTCGCGCTCGCCATCCTGCCGGCCTTAGCAGTCTCGCTGCTGCTGATGCTTATCGTCCTCGGCCTTCGCACCGACATGGCGCAGGCGCTGATGCTGCCGGTCTTCTGGATTAAGTCCGCCTACAATGCCCTGCTTGCAATCGCCGCCTTCGCAGCCGTTTACCGCCTGTCCCGGCCGGATGGCTCGGAGGGGCGCTTTTTCGGGATTGCCGCGGCCATCATACTCGCCCTCGCCGTCATGGCGGCCGTCCAGCTCGCTTTGTCGCCGGCCGCAAGCTATCCCGTGCTGGTGCTTGGCTCCTCCGCCCTGCATTGCCCGCTGCTGATCTTTGCCTTTGCCATGCCGATCCTGATCGCAAATACCTGGGTTCTCCGTGGCGGCGCCCCGAGCAACCTCGGCATCGCAGGCTTCATCGCCGGCATTGCCGCCGGCGCATCCGGCGCCTGGGTCTATTCCTGGTTCTGCACGGAAAACGGCCTGCCCTTCGTCACCCTCTGGTATTCGCTTGGCATCCTTTTGACCGGCGCAATCGGCGCGCTGCTCGGCCCCCGCCTCCTGCGCTGGTAG
- a CDS encoding putative nodulation protein (KEGG: rec:RHECIAT_CH0002730 putative nodulation protein), whose translation MVRNEGVAHLTRQSAEQGLARLMMRLPATRATIRAVAASQPHFYELCGAYGEACTVLDRMRRDRSADPAVITEYEIICAEIEVDVISILLGDQ comes from the coding sequence ATGGTCAGGAACGAAGGCGTAGCCCACCTCACCCGGCAGTCCGCGGAACAGGGGCTGGCCAGGCTGATGATGAGGCTGCCTGCGACGCGGGCAACGATCAGAGCAGTTGCGGCGAGCCAGCCCCATTTTTATGAATTGTGCGGCGCCTACGGCGAAGCCTGCACCGTCCTCGATCGCATGCGCCGGGATAGATCGGCCGATCCCGCAGTCATCACCGAATACGAGATCATCTGCGCGGAAATCGAAGTCGACGTCATTAGTATCCTGCTCGGCGATCAATGA
- a CDS encoding Carbohydrate-binding and sugar hydrolysis (SMART: Carbohydrate-binding and sugar hydrolysis; Parallel beta-helix repeat~KEGG: rec:RHECIAT_CH0002731 polysaccharidase protein), whose amino-acid sequence MAIYYVNPAIGSNGNSGTSEDTPFASFWAVENLKLQPGDSVLLAAGSVFNDQLDLKYSGTVNAPITIGSYGVGDAPVIHSPNDGIHSLYASNIVIENIKISDTGGAAIYGGSVSNWTVRNVEVDHTGLAGKSGSITFRTGSNITIENSTINDVNGDGVWIEKVNGVNFLNNTVTNAHGTAADAVQMNDSSNIVISGNYLDQTGAATPKGVIALVRPVNALVEDNAIIGGGFGIGAQAGTNVAIHDNDISGYGGYSWSYAIGLGDQGNTRDYDISGNYIHDGVWGVAISAAGTTSYVREDINIYGNVFDDLSSAALKVDRPASGSFHDNVIASDVTPYSISPAIIAANTFPVSNNTTLNEAQATMLASSDSLAVGDVTHTDTAPALVATHDSLKITSDLDAAHYGNLLENDSSANGTLLLRRFEGEFVNKDGVTLTGQYGTIHVDGDGDYSYTVDAAKLAGLSGEVSDTFHYKISDGTSLHFDTDTLSISIHVDDLLI is encoded by the coding sequence ATGGCAATCTATTATGTGAATCCGGCAATAGGCTCCAACGGCAACAGTGGAACGAGCGAGGACACGCCGTTTGCATCGTTCTGGGCGGTGGAAAACCTGAAGCTGCAGCCGGGCGACAGCGTGCTGCTCGCCGCCGGAAGCGTGTTCAACGACCAGCTCGACCTGAAATATTCCGGCACAGTGAATGCCCCGATCACCATCGGCAGCTACGGGGTCGGCGATGCGCCGGTCATCCATAGCCCCAACGACGGCATCCACAGCCTCTATGCATCGAACATCGTCATCGAGAACATCAAGATCTCCGACACCGGCGGTGCGGCCATCTATGGCGGCTCTGTTTCGAACTGGACGGTCCGCAATGTCGAGGTCGATCACACCGGACTGGCGGGCAAGTCAGGATCGATCACCTTCCGGACCGGCTCGAACATCACCATCGAAAACAGCACGATCAACGACGTCAACGGCGATGGCGTCTGGATCGAAAAAGTCAACGGCGTCAATTTTCTCAACAACACCGTCACCAATGCCCACGGCACCGCGGCAGATGCCGTCCAGATGAACGACAGCAGCAATATTGTGATCAGCGGCAATTACCTTGACCAGACCGGCGCAGCTACGCCGAAGGGCGTAATCGCGCTCGTTCGGCCCGTAAATGCCTTGGTCGAGGACAACGCGATCATCGGTGGCGGATTTGGGATCGGCGCGCAAGCCGGCACCAACGTCGCTATTCACGACAACGATATTTCAGGTTATGGCGGCTACAGCTGGTCCTATGCCATCGGTCTCGGCGATCAGGGCAATACGCGGGACTACGATATATCGGGCAATTACATCCATGACGGCGTATGGGGCGTGGCGATCAGTGCCGCCGGCACGACCAGTTACGTTCGCGAAGATATCAATATCTACGGCAACGTTTTCGATGACCTGTCCTCAGCGGCGCTGAAGGTCGACAGACCGGCATCCGGCTCCTTCCACGACAATGTCATCGCCAGCGATGTCACGCCCTACAGCATATCGCCTGCCATCATCGCCGCGAACACCTTTCCCGTCAGCAACAACACGACGCTCAACGAGGCCCAGGCGACGATGCTTGCGAGCAGCGATAGTCTCGCGGTCGGCGATGTGACGCACACGGACACGGCGCCTGCGCTTGTCGCAACCCATGACAGCCTGAAAATCACCTCCGACCTGGACGCCGCCCATTACGGCAATCTCCTCGAAAACGACAGCTCGGCCAATGGAACCCTGCTGCTTCGCCGCTTCGAGGGCGAGTTCGTCAACAAGGACGGCGTGACGCTGACCGGCCAATACGGCACCATCCATGTCGACGGTGATGGCGACTATAGCTATACGGTCGACGCGGCGAAGCTCGCCGGGCTTAGCGGAGAGGTGAGCGACACCTTCCACTACAAGATCTCCGATGGGACTTCGCTACATTTCGACACGGATACACTGAGCATCTCCATCCATGTCGATGACCTGCTGATCTGA
- a CDS encoding Parallel beta-helix repeat protein (SMART: Parallel beta-helix repeat~KEGG: ret:RHE_CH02606 polysaccharidase protein), producing MTVYYVNSASGSDRNSGTGQTSAFATLSKVESLKLKPGDSVLLAKGSVFNEQFDIKYSGSESAPIKIGSYGTGAAPVIHSSGDGIHSLYASNIVIENLKISNTGGAGIYGGSITNWTVRDVEIAKTGLSENSGAVTFRSSKNVTVEDSTISGVKGDGFWIEKVNGIKILNNTVTNAHGATADGVQVNDSSNILIKGNHLDQTHADSPKGVIALVRPVNAVVEDNVIMGGGFGVSAQAGKNVAIRDNDISGFHGYSWSFAVGLGDTGNTRDYDIAGNHIHDGAWGVVISAAGSPSYVRTNIKVHDNVFDDLSQAALKVDRPASGSFSNNTIETGTKATSISPSIVDAHTFSVSNNHTVANVETALASPVAKTAAATEAAVDPAVVAVHDNLKIFTDTGAAHHGNLLENDSSDNDTLVLRRFGDETVGKHGLTLTGEYGDIHVDREGNYAYTLDETKLPDHSGHVSESFSYGINDGTSHHSDGDTLTVFIHLDGLLS from the coding sequence ATGACAGTCTACTATGTGAACTCAGCGAGTGGCTCCGACCGCAACAGCGGAACGGGCCAGACATCGGCTTTTGCGACTTTGTCCAAAGTGGAATCCTTGAAGCTGAAACCGGGCGACAGCGTGCTTCTTGCCAAGGGGAGCGTGTTCAACGAGCAGTTCGATATCAAATATTCCGGCAGCGAGAGTGCGCCGATCAAGATCGGCAGTTACGGGACGGGTGCGGCACCCGTCATCCACAGCAGCGGCGACGGCATCCACAGTCTCTATGCCTCGAACATCGTCATCGAGAACCTGAAGATATCGAATACCGGGGGGGCGGGCATTTATGGCGGCAGTATCACGAACTGGACGGTCCGCGACGTCGAGATCGCCAAGACGGGATTGTCGGAAAACTCAGGTGCCGTCACCTTCCGGAGCAGCAAGAACGTCACGGTCGAAGACAGCACGATATCGGGCGTCAAAGGCGACGGCTTCTGGATCGAGAAGGTCAACGGCATCAAGATTCTCAACAACACCGTCACCAACGCCCATGGCGCGACGGCCGATGGCGTGCAGGTGAACGACAGCAGCAACATTCTGATCAAGGGCAATCATCTCGACCAGACGCATGCCGATAGCCCGAAGGGCGTCATCGCGCTCGTCAGGCCGGTGAATGCCGTGGTCGAGGACAATGTGATCATGGGCGGCGGCTTCGGCGTCAGCGCCCAGGCGGGCAAGAACGTCGCCATCCGCGACAACGACATATCGGGATTTCACGGCTACAGCTGGTCCTTCGCCGTCGGTCTCGGCGACACCGGCAATACGCGAGACTACGATATCGCGGGCAACCACATCCATGACGGCGCTTGGGGCGTGGTCATCTCCGCGGCCGGCAGCCCCAGCTATGTCCGCACGAATATCAAGGTCCACGACAATGTCTTCGACGACCTCTCACAGGCGGCGTTAAAGGTCGACAGGCCGGCATCCGGCTCCTTTTCCAACAATACGATCGAGACCGGCACCAAGGCCACCAGCATTTCCCCTTCCATCGTCGACGCGCACACCTTCTCCGTCAGCAACAACCATACGGTCGCCAATGTCGAGACGGCGCTGGCGAGCCCAGTTGCCAAGACTGCCGCAGCGACGGAGGCGGCCGTGGATCCGGCGGTTGTCGCCGTCCATGACAATTTGAAGATCTTCACCGATACGGGTGCTGCCCATCACGGCAATCTCCTCGAAAACGACAGCTCGGACAATGACACCCTGGTGCTGCGCCGATTCGGGGACGAAACCGTCGGCAAGCACGGCCTGACGCTGACCGGGGAATACGGTGACATCCACGTGGACCGGGAAGGCAACTATGCCTACACGCTCGATGAAACGAAGCTCCCTGACCATAGCGGACATGTGAGCGAGTCGTTCAGCTACGGGATCAACGATGGAACCTCGCATCACAGCGACGGGGATACGCTGACCGTCTTCATCCATCTGGATGGCTTGCTGAGCTGA
- a CDS encoding protein of unknown function DUF6 transmembrane (PFAM: protein of unknown function DUF6 transmembrane~KEGG: mlo:mll8218 hypothetical protein): protein MNVLAVHRDTVGTEQAAGNSLAAAYSVGVLCWLLSAGVYIAAKWVSTEMPPWALCFWRVLIAFAILMPIVRRHFGDMVALVRARALELLLIGGVGLAICQGMIFVGLEHADATTAGIIIALIPIITMILARLMLAEPMGRWQVIGSILAFLGIVVIIIKGSPAALMRLDFNPGELWIVAGAFCFSLYTVLLRRAKFDMNRLALLVLLLGAAVLTALPFYLFELFSDERSTLNGSGLISLAYVAIPGGAVMYYLFNRSIEALGAARAGVLLYIQTIFIAVLAYLILGEQLQRYHLEGAALIIAGLLLIILLKPKIKAEAATA, encoded by the coding sequence ATGAATGTCTTGGCGGTCCATCGCGACACGGTCGGGACGGAACAGGCGGCAGGCAATTCGCTTGCCGCCGCCTATTCCGTGGGCGTTCTCTGTTGGCTGCTGTCGGCCGGCGTCTATATCGCGGCGAAATGGGTTTCTACCGAGATGCCGCCCTGGGCGCTCTGCTTCTGGCGCGTGCTGATCGCCTTCGCGATCCTGATGCCGATCGTGCGCCGGCATTTTGGCGACATGGTCGCGCTGGTGCGGGCTCGCGCCCTCGAACTGCTTCTCATTGGCGGTGTGGGACTGGCGATCTGCCAGGGCATGATTTTTGTCGGTCTCGAACATGCCGATGCCACCACTGCCGGCATCATCATCGCTCTGATCCCGATCATCACCATGATCCTTGCCCGTTTAATGCTGGCCGAGCCGATGGGACGCTGGCAGGTGATCGGATCGATCCTGGCCTTTCTCGGGATCGTGGTCATCATCATCAAGGGCAGTCCGGCCGCGCTGATGCGGCTCGACTTCAACCCGGGTGAACTGTGGATCGTCGCCGGCGCGTTCTGTTTCAGCCTCTATACCGTCCTGCTCCGCCGCGCGAAATTCGACATGAATCGCCTTGCGCTCCTGGTGCTGCTGCTCGGCGCGGCGGTGCTGACGGCGCTGCCCTTCTACCTCTTCGAGCTATTCTCAGACGAGCGCTCGACGCTCAACGGCAGCGGGCTCATCTCGCTCGCCTATGTCGCGATCCCCGGCGGGGCGGTCATGTACTACCTCTTCAATCGCAGCATCGAGGCACTGGGGGCGGCTCGGGCGGGTGTCCTCCTCTACATTCAGACCATCTTCATCGCCGTGCTCGCCTATCTGATCCTCGGCGAGCAGTTGCAACGCTATCACCTCGAAGGCGCGGCACTCATCATTGCCGGCTTGCTTCTCATCATCCTGCTGAAGCCGAAGATCAAGGCCGAAGCGGCTACTGCATAA
- a CDS encoding transcriptional regulator, AraC family (PFAM: helix-turn-helix- domain containing protein AraC type~SMART: helix-turn-helix- domain containing protein AraC type~KEGG: transcriptional regulator protein), with product MTLLSLQPSPDILLSSAGRAWSGLDAALLRVPRGLSRVRDGELHSLGIHVGPPVRADCSCGGKRMRRLQRHGDIDFVPAGMDGSWEDDADCQILRLSLRPSLLDQVAEDLGRDAAMVDLIPRLQLRDARIEAIGWAIRADLEADTPSDPLYIDHLANALAVRLIETADGGRQHSERSGAAKMSTRQLRMLTDFIETNLDRKLHLADLATVAGVSMTRLKTLFRNSTGTPVHQYVIRRRIEYARALIATTTMPASEVALAAGFAHQSHMASTMRRILGQTPGEIARQASEIRPKLQRTA from the coding sequence ATGACACTCCTCTCCCTGCAGCCTTCGCCTGACATTCTCCTTTCAAGCGCCGGAAGAGCGTGGAGCGGGCTCGATGCCGCTCTCCTGCGTGTCCCGCGTGGGCTGTCACGCGTTCGGGACGGTGAACTGCACAGTCTGGGGATCCACGTCGGCCCTCCCGTCAGGGCGGATTGCTCCTGTGGCGGCAAACGGATGCGGCGCTTGCAGAGGCATGGCGACATCGATTTCGTTCCAGCGGGAATGGACGGCTCCTGGGAGGACGATGCGGACTGCCAGATTCTGCGGTTGAGCCTTCGCCCATCGCTCCTGGACCAGGTTGCCGAGGATCTTGGAAGAGATGCCGCCATGGTCGATCTGATCCCCCGGCTTCAACTTCGCGACGCCCGCATCGAAGCGATCGGTTGGGCCATAAGGGCGGATCTCGAGGCCGATACGCCATCTGATCCGCTCTACATCGATCATCTCGCGAACGCATTGGCGGTCCGGCTGATTGAAACCGCCGATGGCGGCCGGCAGCACTCGGAACGCTCCGGCGCAGCAAAAATGTCGACGCGCCAGCTGCGAATGCTGACCGATTTTATCGAGACGAACCTTGATCGGAAACTTCATCTTGCCGATCTGGCGACGGTCGCAGGTGTCAGCATGACTCGTCTCAAAACACTGTTTCGAAACAGCACCGGAACGCCAGTGCATCAATATGTGATCCGTCGCCGCATTGAATATGCACGCGCGCTGATCGCCACGACGACGATGCCGGCAAGCGAGGTCGCTCTTGCCGCCGGTTTTGCCCATCAGAGCCATATGGCCTCGACGATGCGCCGTATCCTCGGCCAGACGCCGGGCGAGATCGCTCGCCAGGCAAGCGAAATCCGACCGAAATTGCAAAGAACCGCCTGA
- a CDS encoding Limonene-12-epoxide hydrolase (PFAM: Limonene-12-epoxide hydrolase; protein of unknown function DUF1486~KEGG: eca:ECA1588 hypothetical protein) translates to MSSSLAHTESGTSQPVQLVKEFFDATVATPDGFWNSFDAYFTEATVWENVGVATTVGPVEARNFARAFPVKFDHLRVEDLVLSGAGDRVYAERLDHFCRPDGSIILTVRALGVLEIEGKKIARWRDYFDTAGFAAALGAQPD, encoded by the coding sequence ATGTCATCAAGTCTTGCACACACCGAATCCGGGACATCGCAGCCCGTCCAGCTCGTCAAGGAATTCTTCGACGCGACCGTGGCGACGCCGGACGGTTTCTGGAATTCGTTCGACGCATACTTCACCGAGGCGACCGTCTGGGAGAATGTCGGCGTCGCCACCACAGTCGGGCCTGTCGAAGCCCGGAATTTCGCGCGCGCGTTTCCGGTAAAATTCGACCATTTGCGGGTCGAGGATCTCGTCCTTTCCGGCGCCGGCGATCGGGTCTATGCCGAACGGCTCGATCATTTCTGCCGGCCGGACGGCTCGATCATTCTTACGGTCCGGGCGCTCGGGGTCTTGGAGATCGAGGGCAAAAAGATCGCACGTTGGCGCGATTACTTCGACACCGCCGGCTTTGCTGCAGCTTTAGGGGCGCAGCCTGATTAG
- a CDS encoding NmrA family protein (PFAM: NmrA family protein; TrkA-N domain protein~KEGG: hypothetical protein): MFAIVGAAGKVGYSTSLALRKAGLPVRAILRDEAKAAPLSEIGCEIALADLRDPAALARSIAGADAVQVILPPPLRAEDAVGEMRQSIEGLAEALGQARPKRVLAISDYGAHIAEDVGMPTMFRVFEERLRQLDAHKIFLRSAEHMEGWGLVIPVAIASATLPSFHDPVDMKFPTISAADLGLIAAGLLLQPATEENPQVVHAEGPRRYSANDVAAALSQLLGRTVEAQAVPRSQWKESFERALSPSATELLINLYDAHNKGGLIDIEPQTGEVRHGATELIDALRPLLPPQ; encoded by the coding sequence ATGTTTGCAATTGTCGGAGCCGCCGGAAAGGTGGGCTATTCAACATCATTGGCACTGCGCAAGGCGGGCCTGCCGGTCAGAGCGATTCTGCGCGACGAGGCAAAGGCAGCGCCGCTCAGCGAAATCGGCTGCGAGATTGCGCTCGCCGACCTGCGGGATCCTGCAGCGCTCGCCAGGTCGATTGCCGGTGCGGATGCCGTCCAGGTCATCCTCCCACCCCCGCTACGGGCCGAGGACGCGGTCGGCGAAATGCGGCAATCGATCGAAGGCCTTGCCGAGGCGCTCGGGCAAGCGCGCCCGAAACGAGTGCTGGCAATTTCCGACTACGGCGCTCATATCGCCGAAGACGTCGGAATGCCCACTATGTTCCGGGTGTTCGAGGAGCGGCTTCGCCAACTCGATGCCCACAAGATCTTCCTGCGATCGGCCGAACATATGGAAGGATGGGGCCTCGTCATTCCGGTCGCCATTGCGTCAGCTACCCTGCCGAGCTTTCACGACCCGGTCGACATGAAGTTCCCAACGATTTCGGCGGCAGACCTCGGCTTGATTGCCGCGGGCTTGCTGCTGCAGCCCGCCACCGAGGAAAACCCGCAGGTTGTTCATGCCGAAGGACCGCGCCGGTACAGCGCCAATGATGTGGCGGCGGCGCTGAGCCAGCTGCTTGGCCGAACAGTTGAAGCACAGGCCGTGCCCCGCTCGCAATGGAAGGAGAGCTTTGAGCGCGCCTTGAGTCCGAGCGCCACCGAACTGCTGATCAACCTCTACGACGCTCACAACAAAGGCGGGCTGATCGACATCGAACCACAGACAGGCGAAGTTCGCCATGGCGCGACCGAACTGATCGACGCGCTCCGGCCGCTTCTTCCGCCGCAGTGA